The following coding sequences are from one SAR202 cluster bacterium window:
- a CDS encoding class I SAM-dependent methyltransferase, with protein sequence MPRKIRPLPKEVLAHYETFEEGDRLSRDQGLVEFARSQEILTRWLPRPPTLILDVGGGPGKYAQWLAGKGHQVHLIDPVLKHVKQAARHTDKKSPRPIASATVGDARSLDWDGGSVDALLLMGPLYHLTSRDDRITALRESHRVLKEEGLVFCAGINRFASLYDGISKGLIDDKYFLDLIKADIESGRHRNPRNMPDFFTTAFFHRPEELQREVSDAGFVIEDLLAVEGPGWLAPGLEDRWKDPAKRKRILDLIRLVEHEPAVIGISHHFMVIGRKRVFTEIER encoded by the coding sequence ATGCCCCGCAAGATACGCCCCCTGCCCAAAGAAGTCCTAGCCCACTACGAGACCTTCGAAGAGGGCGATAGGCTGTCCAGAGACCAAGGCCTCGTCGAATTCGCCCGCAGCCAGGAAATCCTCACCCGATGGCTCCCCAGGCCACCCACCCTCATCCTCGACGTCGGCGGCGGCCCCGGCAAGTACGCCCAGTGGCTCGCTGGTAAGGGCCACCAGGTCCACCTCATAGACCCTGTCCTCAAGCACGTCAAGCAGGCCGCCCGGCATACCGACAAAAAGTCCCCAAGGCCCATCGCCAGCGCCACCGTCGGCGACGCCCGCTCCTTGGACTGGGACGGCGGCAGTGTCGACGCTCTCCTCCTCATGGGCCCCCTCTACCACCTCACCAGCCGCGACGACCGCATCACTGCCCTCCGCGAGTCCCATCGTGTGCTCAAAGAAGAGGGCCTGGTCTTCTGCGCCGGCATCAACCGCTTCGCCTCCCTATACGACGGCATCTCCAAAGGTCTCATCGACGACAAGTACTTCCTCGATCTCATCAAAGCCGACATCGAGTCCGGCCGCCATCGCAACCCCCGTAACATGCCAGATTTCTTCACCACCGCCTTCTTCCACCGTCCCGAAGAACTCCAGCGCGAGGTCAGCGACGCAGGCTTCGTCATCGAAGACCTCCTGGCCGTCGAAGGCCCAGGCTGGCTAGCTCCCGGCCTGGAAGACCGCTGGAAAGACCCCGCCAAAAGAAAGCGTATCCTAGACCTAATCAGGCTGGTTGAACATGAACCGGCTGTCATCGGCATCAGCCATCACTTCATGGTCATTGGCCGAAAGCGCGTCTTCACCGAAATTGAGCGGTAG
- the recA gene encoding recombinase RecA, whose protein sequence is MSDERSKALDIALGQIERQYGKGAVMRLGSMALATEAIPTGSLALDLALGVGGIPKGRVTEIYGAESSGKSTVAMHVIAECQKAGGTAAYIDAEHAMDPAYAANLGVQVDDLVISQPDDAEQALEITEYLVRSGAVDIVIIDSVAALVPRAEIEGDMGDSHVGLQARLMSQALRKLTAAIHKSNTAVIFINQLREKVGVMFGNPEVTPGGRALKFYSSVRIDLRRAESIKQGQDVIGSHVRARIVKNKVAPPFRVAEFDIMFNKGISWEADVLELGTTMGLIKKSGAFYSYGEVRLGQGRENAKEFLERNKDMAREIEGQIRASKGPVGAVAVGASMDGAEGEEES, encoded by the coding sequence ATGAGCGACGAACGCTCCAAGGCCCTGGATATTGCCCTAGGACAGATTGAACGCCAATACGGCAAAGGGGCGGTGATGAGGCTGGGATCTATGGCGCTGGCGACGGAGGCGATACCCACGGGGTCGCTGGCCCTGGACCTGGCGTTGGGAGTGGGCGGGATACCGAAGGGCCGCGTTACCGAGATTTACGGCGCTGAATCATCGGGAAAGTCAACCGTCGCGATGCACGTCATCGCGGAGTGTCAGAAGGCGGGCGGCACGGCGGCATACATCGATGCCGAGCATGCCATGGACCCGGCGTATGCGGCGAACCTGGGCGTGCAGGTGGATGATCTGGTCATATCGCAGCCCGACGACGCGGAGCAGGCGCTGGAGATCACCGAGTACCTGGTGCGCAGCGGAGCGGTGGACATTGTGATCATCGACAGCGTGGCGGCGCTGGTGCCGAGGGCGGAGATAGAGGGGGACATGGGCGACTCGCACGTGGGCCTGCAGGCGCGATTGATGTCCCAGGCGCTGCGTAAGCTGACGGCGGCGATCCACAAGTCCAATACCGCGGTTATCTTCATCAACCAGCTTCGCGAAAAGGTGGGAGTTATGTTCGGCAACCCGGAGGTTACGCCGGGGGGCCGGGCGCTGAAGTTTTACTCGTCGGTGCGGATTGACTTGCGGCGGGCGGAGTCGATCAAGCAGGGGCAGGATGTCATCGGGAGCCACGTGCGGGCACGCATCGTCAAGAACAAGGTGGCGCCGCCTTTCAGGGTGGCCGAGTTCGACATTATGTTCAACAAGGGCATAAGCTGGGAGGCGGACGTGCTGGAACTGGGCACGACCATGGGGCTGATAAAGAAGTCCGGCGCGTTCTATTCATATGGGGAAGTGCGGCTGGGACAGGGCCGCGAGAACGCCAAGGAGTTCCTGGAGCGCAACAAGGATATGGCGCGGGAGATTGAGGGCCAGATCAGGGCGTCCAAGGGGCCGGTGGGGGCTGTGGCGGTGGGGGCGTCTATGGACGGGGCTGAGGGCGAGGAGGAGTCCTAG
- a CDS encoding PHP domain-containing protein, with translation MPAVDLHLHTTASDGRLTPTQLVDLLAQRGVEYAAITDHDSTEGMAEALEAARRHPTLRLIPGIELSADHQDTEVHVLGYFLNWRDQRLQSQLQEFRRGRVDRARTMVDKLADLGLPIDWPRVQAIAGEGAVGRPHIALAMVEKGYVKEVREAFDKYLGRSGPAYAERQKLKPVDAVALIRKAGGAAVLAHPTWVNNVEARIEEMLPAGLAGMEVYYGVYSPETMSRLASIAQKYGLIACGGSDYHALGNPDEALPGYQGPPESAVDALKARASPTDAQIRGRL, from the coding sequence ATGCCCGCCGTCGACCTCCACCTCCATACCACCGCCTCCGACGGCCGCCTCACGCCAACCCAGCTTGTGGACCTCCTAGCCCAGCGCGGTGTCGAATACGCCGCCATCACCGACCACGATTCCACCGAAGGCATGGCCGAAGCTTTGGAGGCCGCCCGCCGTCACCCCACCCTCCGCCTCATCCCCGGCATCGAGCTCAGCGCCGACCACCAGGACACTGAGGTCCATGTCTTGGGCTACTTCCTGAATTGGCGCGACCAGCGCCTCCAGTCCCAGCTCCAAGAATTTCGTCGAGGGCGGGTAGACAGGGCCAGGACAATGGTGGACAAACTGGCCGATTTGGGCCTTCCCATCGACTGGCCTCGTGTCCAGGCCATCGCCGGCGAAGGCGCCGTGGGCCGTCCTCATATCGCCCTCGCCATGGTTGAAAAAGGTTACGTCAAAGAGGTCCGAGAGGCCTTCGATAAGTACTTGGGGCGCAGCGGCCCCGCCTACGCCGAGCGCCAGAAGCTCAAGCCCGTGGACGCCGTGGCCCTCATCCGCAAGGCTGGTGGCGCCGCCGTCCTGGCTCATCCCACCTGGGTAAACAACGTGGAGGCGCGCATAGAAGAAATGCTCCCCGCCGGTCTCGCCGGCATGGAGGTCTATTACGGCGTCTACTCCCCGGAGACCATGTCCCGCCTCGCCTCCATCGCCCAAAAATACGGCCTCATCGCCTGCGGCGGCAGCGACTACCACGCCCTCGGCAACCCCGACGAAGCCCTTCCCGGCTACCAGGGCCCCCCGGAGTCCGCCGTCGACGCCCTTAAGGCCCGCGCCTCCCCCACCGACGCCCAAATCCGGGGTCGCCTTTAG
- a CDS encoding PAC2 family protein gives MTTKQPNRTGRRKPLAGANPFTIIEKAPGKFTHLVMAFKGWPDANEGATEALRFFLRNFSARKLAELDPEEFYDFSQTRPIVKVSKDGKRQLAWPKNEVFYQTSDSTQKRFLFLLGTEPSLKWRTYCDAVLNLAQQYEVQTVLHMGALLDAVPHTRALRVTGSSNETERRQSLESLKIRGSNYQGPVGIPSAMMERCSARGLQFITLWGHSSHYMQTSPNYKLTLGIVNSVRQVLDIELNTKPLEEASEAFFAEMQKAVEKDSQLSAYVQKLETKFDEAVDIEMPSGDEMVRDVEAFLRDLRDKR, from the coding sequence ATGACGACGAAGCAGCCCAACAGGACGGGCAGGCGGAAGCCCCTGGCCGGCGCCAACCCGTTCACCATCATCGAGAAGGCCCCGGGCAAGTTCACCCACCTGGTTATGGCTTTTAAAGGCTGGCCCGACGCCAATGAGGGGGCGACAGAAGCGCTGCGGTTTTTCTTACGGAATTTCTCGGCGCGCAAGCTGGCGGAGCTGGACCCCGAAGAGTTCTATGACTTCAGCCAGACGCGGCCAATCGTGAAAGTGTCGAAGGACGGTAAACGGCAACTGGCCTGGCCCAAGAACGAGGTCTTTTATCAGACTTCGGACTCCACGCAGAAAAGGTTCCTTTTTCTCCTGGGAACGGAGCCCAGCTTAAAGTGGCGGACGTACTGCGACGCCGTGCTGAACCTGGCGCAGCAGTATGAGGTGCAGACGGTGCTGCACATGGGGGCGCTGCTGGATGCGGTGCCGCACACTCGCGCATTGAGGGTTACGGGGTCGTCCAACGAGACGGAGCGCAGGCAGTCGTTGGAGTCGTTGAAGATACGGGGGTCAAATTATCAGGGGCCGGTGGGGATACCGTCGGCGATGATGGAGCGGTGCAGCGCCCGAGGTTTGCAGTTCATTACCCTCTGGGGCCACAGCTCACACTATATGCAGACGTCGCCTAACTACAAGCTGACGCTGGGAATTGTCAATTCGGTGCGGCAGGTGCTGGATATCGAGCTGAACACGAAGCCTCTGGAGGAGGCTTCCGAGGCGTTTTTCGCGGAGATGCAGAAGGCTGTGGAGAAGGACTCGCAGCTCAGCGCGTACGTGCAGAAGCTGGAGACGAAGTTTGACGAGGCGGTGGATATAGAGATGCCGAGCGGGGATGAGATGGTGCGGGATGTGGAGGCGTTTTTGAGGGATTTGCGGGATAAGCGGTAG
- a CDS encoding TIGR00282 family metallophosphoesterase has protein sequence MRVMMIGDVIGRPGREAVTRLVPALRDEYAIDLVVANGENSAGGIGITPDTAHELLSAQVDVITSGNHIWKKKEIIPFLKEEMPVLRPANYPPGSPGRGFINLGDVIVVNLMGRVFMEALDCPFREADRILNEVKGPNAPKIVLVDFHAEATSEKQAMAWYLAGRVSAVVGTHTHVPTADTRIIADRTAFVSDLGMVGPRDSVIGVNAAPVIEKFLTQMPRSFDVASGPVMFNSVLIDIDASTGRATAIQRLDRQVD, from the coding sequence TTGCGCGTGATGATGATCGGTGATGTGATTGGCCGCCCGGGCCGCGAGGCCGTAACCCGCCTCGTCCCCGCTCTGCGCGATGAGTACGCCATCGACCTCGTGGTCGCCAACGGCGAGAACAGCGCCGGCGGCATCGGCATCACCCCGGACACCGCCCACGAACTCTTGTCCGCGCAAGTGGACGTCATCACCTCCGGCAACCACATCTGGAAAAAGAAAGAAATCATCCCCTTCCTCAAAGAGGAGATGCCCGTCCTTCGACCCGCCAACTACCCGCCGGGAAGCCCTGGCCGCGGCTTCATAAATCTGGGCGACGTGATAGTGGTCAACCTCATGGGCCGCGTCTTCATGGAAGCCCTGGACTGCCCCTTCCGCGAGGCCGATCGCATTCTCAACGAAGTCAAAGGCCCCAACGCTCCCAAAATTGTCCTCGTGGACTTCCACGCCGAGGCCACCTCCGAAAAACAGGCGATGGCCTGGTACCTTGCGGGCCGGGTCAGCGCCGTCGTCGGCACCCACACCCACGTCCCCACCGCCGACACCCGCATCATCGCCGACCGTACCGCCTTCGTCTCAGACCTCGGCATGGTCGGGCCCCGCGACTCCGTCATCGGCGTCAACGCCGCGCCGGTCATCGAAAAGTTCCTCACCCAGATGCCCCGCTCCTTCGATGTTGCCTCCGGCCCCGTCATGTTCAACTCCGTCCTTATAGACATAGACGCCTCCACCGGCAGGGCCACCGCCATCCAGCGTCTAGACCGCCAGGTCGACTAG
- a CDS encoding GNAT family N-acetyltransferase translates to MELRGAKVVLREKRLEDAANEFEWRSDHELSRLDASYPLDMSYSEFQRVYKEQLDYPTPWTRRLSVDTLNGLYIGNCMWYDIDAVNKEAEVGIMIGDKAYWGRGYGYDALVTLIDHIFSSSSLQRLYLHTLDWNKRAQRSFEKSGFATVKKVKRSGYNFVLMELLKDTWDNIRDHKLAARFSPADTAPKP, encoded by the coding sequence ATGGAGTTAAGAGGCGCAAAAGTCGTCCTTCGCGAGAAGCGCCTGGAGGATGCGGCCAACGAGTTCGAATGGCGTTCCGACCATGAGCTCTCCCGCCTCGACGCCTCCTACCCCCTGGACATGAGCTACTCCGAGTTCCAGCGCGTCTACAAAGAGCAGCTCGACTATCCCACCCCCTGGACTCGCCGCCTCTCCGTAGACACCCTCAACGGCCTCTACATCGGCAACTGCATGTGGTACGACATCGACGCCGTTAACAAAGAGGCCGAGGTCGGCATCATGATCGGCGACAAGGCCTATTGGGGCCGGGGCTACGGCTACGACGCCCTCGTCACCCTCATAGACCACATCTTCTCCTCCAGCTCCCTGCAACGCCTCTACCTCCACACCCTCGACTGGAATAAGCGCGCCCAGCGCTCCTTCGAAAAGAGCGGTTTCGCCACTGTGAAAAAGGTCAAGCGCTCCGGCTACAACTTCGTCCTCATGGAGCTCCTCAAAGACACCTGGGACAATATCCGAGACCACAAGCTGGCCGCCCGTTTCTCCCCCGCCGACACCGCCCCCAAGCCCTGA
- a CDS encoding SDR family oxidoreductase, protein MGNLLKGKVAIVTGSGRGIGRGVALLMAQEGAKVVVADIGAELDGRGGSAQVADQVVNEIKAAKGQAVGFYESVATMAGGEALVKKAVESFGRLDIVVTCHGILRDRMVFNMSEEEWDSVIAVHMKGTFSIIKHASVLFRQQRYGRIVTFTSTSGTIGNTGQANYGAAKDGVAGFTRVVARDLGRYGVTCNSIAPSANTRMIGAIPDSARQARAAAGIQASGGGALRGEPEDIAPFVTWLSSDEASHVNGQVFYVTDGLVSLLNTPEPARTIRKEGRWSVDELIKVFPITIGVDLFNPAPAPPPAPPSTGPAVR, encoded by the coding sequence ATGGGGAATCTGTTAAAGGGCAAGGTTGCGATAGTTACAGGCTCGGGCAGGGGCATTGGCAGGGGAGTGGCATTGCTGATGGCACAGGAGGGCGCGAAGGTGGTGGTGGCGGACATTGGCGCGGAGTTGGATGGGCGGGGAGGATCGGCGCAGGTGGCGGACCAGGTGGTGAATGAGATCAAGGCCGCGAAGGGCCAGGCCGTCGGATTTTACGAGTCGGTGGCGACGATGGCGGGCGGCGAGGCGCTGGTGAAGAAGGCGGTGGAGTCGTTTGGACGGCTGGACATCGTGGTGACGTGCCACGGGATTCTTAGAGACCGAATGGTGTTCAACATGTCGGAGGAGGAATGGGACTCGGTTATCGCAGTGCATATGAAGGGGACCTTCAGCATTATCAAGCATGCCTCGGTGCTATTTCGGCAGCAGCGTTACGGGCGAATCGTCACGTTCACCTCTACCTCTGGCACCATAGGAAATACGGGGCAGGCCAACTACGGAGCGGCCAAGGACGGGGTGGCGGGATTCACGCGGGTGGTAGCGCGGGACCTGGGGCGGTACGGCGTCACATGCAATTCGATTGCGCCGAGCGCAAATACACGAATGATTGGGGCAATACCGGACTCAGCGCGGCAGGCGAGGGCGGCGGCGGGGATACAGGCGTCGGGCGGCGGCGCGCTGCGGGGGGAGCCGGAGGATATCGCGCCTTTTGTGACGTGGCTGTCGTCGGACGAAGCGTCACATGTGAACGGGCAGGTGTTTTATGTCACGGACGGGCTGGTGAGCCTGCTGAACACGCCGGAGCCGGCACGGACGATTCGTAAGGAGGGCCGGTGGTCGGTAGACGAGTTGATAAAGGTGTTTCCGATTACGATAGGAGTCGATTTGTTCAACCCGGCCCCCGCACCGCCGCCAGCGCCGCCATCGACGGGGCCGGCGGTGCGGTAG
- a CDS encoding acetyltransferase: MFQISFRPISRQDFPLLVKWLAAPHVAEWWDDPEDLKSVETMYLPCIDGQDSTRVFVIEVDGEAAGIIQLWRLKDSEEWAVYQTVEAGLENAAGIDFLLGEERHVGKGIGSQAIRDFVSLVFDVYLEIDIVLSDPEQENIASWVALEKAGFERIWAGELESSSGPSFLYRRRRGRQGG; the protein is encoded by the coding sequence ATGTTTCAGATTAGCTTTCGACCCATTTCGCGCCAGGACTTTCCGCTATTAGTAAAGTGGCTAGCGGCGCCACACGTAGCCGAGTGGTGGGATGACCCTGAGGATTTGAAGTCGGTGGAGACGATGTATTTGCCGTGTATCGACGGGCAGGACTCGACGCGAGTGTTTGTGATAGAAGTGGACGGAGAGGCTGCCGGAATTATTCAGTTGTGGCGGTTGAAGGATTCTGAAGAGTGGGCGGTGTACCAGACGGTGGAGGCGGGCCTGGAAAACGCCGCTGGGATCGATTTTCTCCTGGGAGAAGAGAGGCATGTGGGTAAGGGAATAGGCTCGCAGGCGATACGAGACTTTGTTTCTCTGGTCTTTGATGTCTACCTAGAGATAGACATAGTGCTGTCGGACCCGGAACAGGAGAACATCGCGTCGTGGGTGGCGCTGGAGAAGGCGGGGTTCGAGCGGATATGGGCGGGGGAGCTGGAGAGCAGCAGCGGCCCGAGTTTTCTATATCGGCGCAGGCGAGGTCGGCAGGGGGGATAG
- a CDS encoding CAP domain-containing protein → MRLLNEERAARGLRPVQTNEALRRAAYLHSKDMAQNNYFSHTSRNGRTLRDRVQEQGYTGWTRIAENIAWHSGNPDALRVFNMWKGSSGHYRNMTGNYNEAGLGYYTYNNRTYYTLDLGYRNP, encoded by the coding sequence ATGCGTCTGCTGAACGAAGAGCGAGCAGCTCGCGGCCTTCGTCCGGTGCAAACTAATGAAGCCCTTAGGCGCGCCGCCTATCTTCACTCTAAGGATATGGCGCAGAACAATTACTTTTCTCATACCTCCCGGAACGGCAGGACTCTTAGGGACCGAGTCCAGGAGCAGGGATATACGGGCTGGACGCGGATAGCCGAGAACATTGCATGGCATAGCGGCAACCCGGATGCATTGCGAGTGTTTAACATGTGGAAGGGGTCCTCTGGCCACTACCGGAACATGACGGGCAATTATAACGAAGCGGGCCTTGGGTACTATACGTACAACAACCGTACGTATTACACATTGGATCTCGGATACAGGAACCCTTAG
- the rny gene encoding ribonuclease Y — MSGKSIKEAQLKAQVIVAEAEEQKRKLALEGREEAIKIRASAEEEIKERLLELRNQERRARQKEENLDHRLEGLDRRERTLDEKMQGIDQTKQELEELKQRQVQQIESLAGLTSGEAKQMIMAKAEQEIRHDLAKKYYELEQEIKHRADEEARKVITIAIQRLASEVVSERSISRVALPNDEMKGRLIGREGRNIRAIEAATGVDILIDDTPEMITISCFDPIRREVARLALEYLIKDGRIHPTRIEEMVQRAQREVEETIWRSGEQATFDAAVRGLKPELIRLLGRLKYRYSYGENILLHSVEVANIAGLIASEIGGNVEVAKAGGLLHDIGKALTHEVQGSHVEIGGDVAQKYGIHPEVHRAIVEHHDDQRGSIEALIVAAADAISAARPGARKESLEMYVQRLEALERVATSFPGVEKAFAIQAGREVRIIVKPEEVDDFAAAVLARDVAKKVEEELVYPGQIKVTVVRETRNIEVAR, encoded by the coding sequence CTGTCGGGCAAGAGTATCAAAGAAGCCCAGCTAAAGGCTCAGGTGATTGTTGCGGAAGCGGAGGAACAGAAGCGTAAGCTGGCTCTGGAGGGTAGGGAAGAGGCTATTAAAATCCGGGCCAGTGCTGAAGAGGAAATTAAGGAAAGATTGCTGGAACTCAGAAATCAAGAACGCCGCGCAAGGCAGAAGGAAGAAAACCTAGACCATAGACTTGAGGGTCTCGACCGCAGAGAACGGACCCTGGATGAGAAGATGCAGGGCATTGACCAGACTAAGCAGGAACTGGAGGAGCTAAAGCAGCGTCAAGTTCAGCAGATCGAAAGCCTGGCCGGCCTCACCTCAGGCGAAGCCAAGCAGATGATCATGGCTAAGGCCGAGCAGGAGATCAGGCATGACCTCGCCAAGAAGTACTACGAGCTCGAGCAGGAAATCAAACACCGGGCCGACGAGGAGGCCCGCAAGGTCATCACCATCGCCATCCAGCGCCTCGCCTCAGAAGTTGTCTCGGAACGCAGCATTTCCCGCGTCGCCCTCCCCAACGACGAAATGAAGGGCCGCCTCATCGGACGCGAAGGCCGCAACATCCGCGCCATCGAAGCCGCCACCGGCGTTGACATCCTCATCGATGACACCCCAGAGATGATCACCATCTCCTGCTTCGATCCCATCCGCCGTGAAGTTGCCAGGCTGGCCCTCGAATACCTCATCAAGGACGGGCGTATCCATCCTACACGCATCGAGGAGATGGTCCAGCGCGCCCAGCGCGAGGTGGAAGAGACCATCTGGCGCTCCGGCGAGCAGGCCACCTTCGACGCCGCCGTCCGCGGCCTCAAGCCTGAGCTAATACGGCTCCTTGGCCGACTCAAGTATCGCTACAGCTACGGCGAGAACATCCTCCTCCACTCCGTGGAGGTCGCCAACATCGCTGGCCTCATCGCCTCCGAAATCGGCGGCAACGTGGAAGTCGCCAAAGCCGGCGGCCTCCTACATGACATCGGCAAGGCCCTTACTCATGAGGTCCAGGGCAGCCACGTGGAGATCGGCGGCGATGTCGCTCAGAAATATGGCATCCACCCCGAGGTCCATAGGGCCATCGTTGAGCACCACGACGACCAGCGCGGCTCCATCGAGGCCCTTATCGTGGCCGCCGCTGACGCCATCAGCGCGGCCCGCCCCGGCGCCCGAAAAGAGAGCCTGGAAATGTACGTGCAGCGCCTGGAGGCCCTGGAGCGCGTTGCCACCAGCTTCCCCGGCGTGGAAAAAGCCTTCGCCATCCAGGCTGGCCGCGAAGTCCGCATCATCGTCAAGCCTGAAGAGGTGGACGACTTCGCCGCCGCCGTCCTCGCCCGTGACGTGGCCAAGAAGGTGGAAGAAGAGTTAGTCTACCCGGGCCAAATCAAAGTCACCGTAGTGCGAGAGACCAGAAACATAGAAGTAGCCCGATAG
- a CDS encoding dehydratase, whose translation MGKQIFWEDVKEGMEIPTLVKHPSTRQLVRYAGVSGDFYEIHYDKDFAISTGLDGVILHGALKQAFLGQLMTDWIGEHGTLRKLGAQYRGMDRPGDTLLCKGRVTKKYVKGGEHLVDCEVWVENQKGEKFTPGVATAALPTRNRD comes from the coding sequence ATGGGCAAGCAGATTTTTTGGGAGGACGTTAAGGAGGGAATGGAGATACCAACGCTGGTTAAACATCCCTCGACGCGACAGTTGGTGAGGTATGCGGGGGTATCGGGCGACTTTTACGAGATACATTACGACAAGGACTTCGCGATATCGACGGGGCTGGACGGGGTTATTCTCCACGGGGCGCTGAAGCAGGCGTTCCTGGGCCAGCTTATGACCGACTGGATTGGCGAGCACGGGACGCTGCGGAAGCTAGGCGCGCAGTATCGAGGGATGGACAGGCCAGGGGACACGCTGCTTTGCAAGGGGCGGGTGACGAAGAAGTATGTTAAGGGCGGGGAGCATCTGGTGGACTGCGAGGTGTGGGTAGAGAACCAGAAGGGCGAGAAGTTTACACCAGGCGTAGCTACGGCGGCGCTGCCGACCAGGAATCGAGACTGA
- a CDS encoding RecX family transcriptional regulator produces the protein MRRRLRRDFSEAVAEAMVSRLRSEGLLNDAAFARQWRESREKHKPRSGRMIGQELRQAGVSREVAKEALEGLDEEEMALRAGRKQVRKLAGEGERTFVEKMGQHLIRRGFGYGVALRAARRLWLEAGAS, from the coding sequence ATGCGTCGCCGGCTTCGTCGTGACTTTTCGGAGGCGGTGGCGGAGGCGATGGTGTCGCGCCTGCGGAGCGAGGGCCTGCTGAACGACGCGGCTTTCGCGCGGCAGTGGCGGGAGTCGAGGGAGAAGCACAAGCCGCGGTCAGGAAGGATGATAGGGCAGGAGCTGAGGCAGGCGGGGGTATCTAGGGAGGTTGCAAAAGAAGCGCTGGAGGGGCTGGACGAGGAGGAGATGGCGCTGAGGGCCGGGAGGAAGCAGGTGAGGAAGCTGGCAGGAGAGGGCGAGAGGACGTTTGTGGAAAAGATGGGGCAGCATTTGATTCGTCGGGGGTTTGGGTACGGGGTGGCGCTGAGGGCGGCGCGGCGGTTATGGTTGGAGGCGGGCGCTTCTTAG
- a CDS encoding MaoC family dehydratase translates to MSTHQAQKDISSLKKKYIGFVSKPVTMEVEKGHIRAFAQAVEDPNPLWNDEAVARNTRLGGMVGSPTFLRAIRTERLQELPADFPFNRPLDGGSEWEYFEPVRPGDIITGVTKIVDIFDKTGRLGQMVFVVTETTYTNQLGQRVATQKNTSIRY, encoded by the coding sequence ATGAGCACGCACCAGGCACAAAAAGACATATCGTCGCTGAAGAAGAAGTACATTGGCTTTGTGAGCAAGCCGGTGACGATGGAAGTGGAGAAGGGGCATATTAGAGCTTTCGCGCAGGCGGTGGAGGACCCTAACCCGCTGTGGAATGATGAGGCCGTGGCGCGCAACACTCGCTTAGGCGGGATGGTGGGGTCACCGACGTTTCTGCGGGCGATTCGGACGGAGCGGCTGCAGGAACTGCCTGCCGATTTCCCGTTTAACCGACCACTGGACGGGGGCAGCGAGTGGGAATATTTTGAGCCTGTGAGGCCGGGGGACATAATCACCGGCGTGACGAAAATTGTGGATATCTTCGATAAAACGGGACGGCTGGGACAAATGGTCTTTGTTGTTACCGAGACTACCTACACTAACCAGCTCGGGCAGAGGGTGGCGACCCAAAAAAACACGTCGATTAGGTACTAG
- a CDS encoding SDR family oxidoreductase — protein sequence MAGNLEGKVAVVTGAGRGIGRGVALLMAKEGAKVVVADIGAELDGRGGSAQVADQVVKEIKSAGGQAAAATESVATMAGGEAIVKKAVDAFGRVDIVVTCHGILRDRMIFNMTEEEWDSVIAVHLKGTFTVVKSACVMFRQQRSGRIITFSSESGLIGNSGQANYGAAKSGIAGFTKVVARDMGRYGVTANSIAPRANTRMTAAIPSAASQVRAAQGVAAIAGEDDLASAHPDDVAPFVCYLASDAAQNVNGQTFLVYGGVVALMSQPRGIKTIFNGGERWSLDKLSPLAKGYLTAGLVNPAPPQAAKS from the coding sequence ATGGCTGGAAATCTTGAAGGTAAAGTAGCCGTCGTCACCGGAGCGGGGAGGGGCATTGGCCGGGGGGTTGCGCTGCTGATGGCGAAGGAGGGCGCGAAGGTGGTGGTGGCGGATATAGGGGCGGAGCTGGATGGGCGCGGCGGGTCGGCGCAGGTGGCAGACCAGGTGGTGAAGGAGATAAAAAGCGCTGGAGGACAGGCGGCAGCGGCCACCGAGTCGGTGGCGACGATGGCGGGGGGCGAGGCCATCGTCAAGAAGGCGGTGGACGCGTTTGGAAGAGTAGACATAGTGGTGACGTGCCACGGGATATTGCGGGACCGAATGATTTTCAACATGACGGAAGAGGAGTGGGACTCGGTCATCGCAGTGCATTTGAAGGGGACGTTCACGGTGGTGAAGAGCGCGTGCGTGATGTTCAGGCAGCAACGCTCGGGAAGGATTATAACGTTCAGCTCCGAGTCCGGACTGATAGGGAACTCGGGGCAAGCCAACTATGGTGCGGCGAAGTCTGGCATCGCGGGGTTCACCAAGGTGGTGGCGAGGGATATGGGGCGGTACGGGGTGACAGCCAACTCGATTGCGCCCAGGGCCAACACTCGTATGACGGCGGCGATACCGTCAGCGGCGAGCCAGGTGAGAGCAGCGCAGGGGGTGGCGGCCATCGCGGGGGAGGATGACCTGGCGTCGGCGCATCCGGACGACGTCGCGCCTTTTGTGTGCTACCTGGCCAGCGACGCCGCGCAGAACGTAAACGGGCAGACTTTTTTGGTCTATGGAGGCGTGGTGGCGTTAATGTCGCAGCCGAGGGGAATCAAGACGATTTTTAACGGCGGCGAGAGGTGGAGCCTGGATAAGCTGTCGCCGCTGGCGAAGGGGTATTTGACGGCGGGGCTGGTGAATCCGGCGCCTCCGCAGGCGGCGAAGAGTTAA